A region from the Acinonyx jubatus isolate Ajub_Pintada_27869175 chromosome C2, VMU_Ajub_asm_v1.0, whole genome shotgun sequence genome encodes:
- the PSMG1 gene encoding proteasome assembly chaperone 1 isoform X3, with protein MNSGVWEEVGCAKLWNEWCRTTDTVHLSPTDAFCVFYHLKSNPSVLLCQCSCYVAEDQQYQWLDKVFGSCPRKNMQVTVLTCRHVTDYKTAESTSSLHSPFLKALKTENFKEPPCCSLLEQPNIVHDLPAAVLSYCQVWKIPAILYLCYTDVMKLDLITVGAFKPVLSSRSLKGLVKNIPQSTEILKKLMTTNEIQSNIYT; from the exons ATGAATTCAGGAGTCTGGGAAGAAGTCGGTTGTGCCAAACTCTGGAATGAATGGTGTAGAACAACGGACACCGTACATCTTTCCCCGACGGAtgccttttgtgtgttttatcatCTAAAATCGAATCCCTCG GTCTTGCTCTGTCAGTGCAGCTGCTATGTTGCTGAAGACCAGCAGTATCAGTGGCTGGACAAG GTCTTTGGCTCTTGTCCAAGGAAGAACATGCAAGTGACTGTGCTCACGTGTCGACATGTTACTGACTATAAAACCGCAGAATCTACCAGCAGCCTCCATTCTCCTTTCCTGAAAGCCCTAAAAACAGAGAATTTCAAAGAGCCTCCGTGCTGTTCACTGCTAGAACAACCAAATATTGTGCATGATCTTCCTGCCGCAG TTCTGAGTTACTGCCAAGTGTGGAAAATCCCTGCGATTCTGTACTTGTGCTATACTGACGTGATGAAGTTAGACCTCATTACAGTTGGAGCTTTTAAGCCTGTCCTTTCTTCCAGAAGCTTGAAAGGTTTGGTTAAG aatATTCCCCAGAGCACAGAGATACTGAAGAAGTTGATGACAACAAATGAGATTCAGAGTAACATTTACACATGA
- the PSMG1 gene encoding proteasome assembly chaperone 1 isoform X1, protein MAATFFGEVVKAPCRAGTEDQEEEEDERRETAEDREVRRQLARKREVRLFRRQTKTSLEVSLLEKYPCSKFIIAIGNNAVAFLSSFVMNSGVWEEVGCAKLWNEWCRTTDTVHLSPTDAFCVFYHLKSNPSVLLCQCSCYVAEDQQYQWLDKVFGSCPRKNMQVTVLTCRHVTDYKTAESTSSLHSPFLKALKTENFKEPPCCSLLEQPNIVHDLPAAVLSYCQVWKIPAILYLCYTDVMKLDLITVGAFKPVLSSRSLKGLVKNIPQSTEILKKLMTTNEIQSNIYT, encoded by the exons ATGGCGGCCACGTTCTTCGGAGAGGTGGTGAAGGCGCCGTGCCGAGCCGGGACGGAAgaccaggaggaagaggaggacgagAGGAGGGAGACGGCCGAGGACAGGGAGGTGCGGCGGCAGCTGGCGCGGAAGAG gGAGGTGCGGCTCTTTcgaagacaaacaaaaacatctttgGAAGTTTCTCTGCTGGAAAAATATCCTTGCTCCAAGTTCATAATTGCTATAGGAAATAATGCAGTAG CATTTTTGTCATCATTTGTTATGAATTCAGGAGTCTGGGAAGAAGTCGGTTGTGCCAAACTCTGGAATGAATGGTGTAGAACAACGGACACCGTACATCTTTCCCCGACGGAtgccttttgtgtgttttatcatCTAAAATCGAATCCCTCG GTCTTGCTCTGTCAGTGCAGCTGCTATGTTGCTGAAGACCAGCAGTATCAGTGGCTGGACAAG GTCTTTGGCTCTTGTCCAAGGAAGAACATGCAAGTGACTGTGCTCACGTGTCGACATGTTACTGACTATAAAACCGCAGAATCTACCAGCAGCCTCCATTCTCCTTTCCTGAAAGCCCTAAAAACAGAGAATTTCAAAGAGCCTCCGTGCTGTTCACTGCTAGAACAACCAAATATTGTGCATGATCTTCCTGCCGCAG TTCTGAGTTACTGCCAAGTGTGGAAAATCCCTGCGATTCTGTACTTGTGCTATACTGACGTGATGAAGTTAGACCTCATTACAGTTGGAGCTTTTAAGCCTGTCCTTTCTTCCAGAAGCTTGAAAGGTTTGGTTAAG aatATTCCCCAGAGCACAGAGATACTGAAGAAGTTGATGACAACAAATGAGATTCAGAGTAACATTTACACATGA
- the PSMG1 gene encoding proteasome assembly chaperone 1 isoform X2: protein MAATFFGEVVKAPCRAGTEDQEEEEDERRETAEDREVRRQLARKREVRLFRRQTKTSLEVSLLEKYPCSKFIIAIGNNAVAFLSSFVMNSGVWEEVGCAKLWNEWCRTTDTVHLSPTDAFCVFYHLKSNPSVFGSCPRKNMQVTVLTCRHVTDYKTAESTSSLHSPFLKALKTENFKEPPCCSLLEQPNIVHDLPAAVLSYCQVWKIPAILYLCYTDVMKLDLITVGAFKPVLSSRSLKGLVKNIPQSTEILKKLMTTNEIQSNIYT, encoded by the exons ATGGCGGCCACGTTCTTCGGAGAGGTGGTGAAGGCGCCGTGCCGAGCCGGGACGGAAgaccaggaggaagaggaggacgagAGGAGGGAGACGGCCGAGGACAGGGAGGTGCGGCGGCAGCTGGCGCGGAAGAG gGAGGTGCGGCTCTTTcgaagacaaacaaaaacatctttgGAAGTTTCTCTGCTGGAAAAATATCCTTGCTCCAAGTTCATAATTGCTATAGGAAATAATGCAGTAG CATTTTTGTCATCATTTGTTATGAATTCAGGAGTCTGGGAAGAAGTCGGTTGTGCCAAACTCTGGAATGAATGGTGTAGAACAACGGACACCGTACATCTTTCCCCGACGGAtgccttttgtgtgttttatcatCTAAAATCGAATCCCTCG GTCTTTGGCTCTTGTCCAAGGAAGAACATGCAAGTGACTGTGCTCACGTGTCGACATGTTACTGACTATAAAACCGCAGAATCTACCAGCAGCCTCCATTCTCCTTTCCTGAAAGCCCTAAAAACAGAGAATTTCAAAGAGCCTCCGTGCTGTTCACTGCTAGAACAACCAAATATTGTGCATGATCTTCCTGCCGCAG TTCTGAGTTACTGCCAAGTGTGGAAAATCCCTGCGATTCTGTACTTGTGCTATACTGACGTGATGAAGTTAGACCTCATTACAGTTGGAGCTTTTAAGCCTGTCCTTTCTTCCAGAAGCTTGAAAGGTTTGGTTAAG aatATTCCCCAGAGCACAGAGATACTGAAGAAGTTGATGACAACAAATGAGATTCAGAGTAACATTTACACATGA